From a region of the Xanthomonas rydalmerensis genome:
- a CDS encoding TatD family hydrolase: MQLIDSHCHLDAEEFDPDRAAVIARAQAAGVRAQVVPAVTAASWPKLRAVCAAAPGLYPAYGMHPLFLDQHRPEHLPLLGEWIERERPCAIGECGLDFFVEGLDEAEQQRYFVGQLQLARAFDLPVIVHARRAVDAVILAIRQVGRLRGVVHSFAGSAEQAAQLQSLDFLIGLGGPVTYERAQRLRRLAAVVPLQQVLLETDAPDQPDASIRGQRNEPARLRTVLDTIAELRDAPAASIAAQTTANARRLFGLPDTLAGATDPA, encoded by the coding sequence ATGCAACTGATCGACAGCCACTGCCACCTGGATGCGGAGGAGTTCGACCCGGACCGCGCCGCGGTGATCGCACGCGCGCAGGCGGCGGGCGTGCGGGCGCAGGTGGTGCCGGCGGTGACCGCGGCGTCCTGGCCCAAGCTGCGCGCGGTCTGCGCGGCCGCCCCCGGCCTGTATCCCGCGTATGGCATGCATCCGCTGTTTCTGGACCAGCATCGTCCCGAGCACCTGCCGTTGCTCGGCGAGTGGATCGAACGCGAGCGTCCCTGCGCCATCGGCGAGTGCGGCCTGGACTTCTTCGTCGAAGGATTGGACGAAGCCGAGCAGCAGCGTTACTTCGTCGGCCAACTGCAGCTGGCGCGCGCGTTCGACCTGCCGGTGATCGTGCACGCCAGGCGCGCGGTGGACGCGGTGATCCTGGCGATCCGCCAGGTCGGGCGCCTGCGTGGCGTGGTGCACAGTTTCGCCGGCAGCGCCGAACAGGCCGCGCAGTTGCAATCGCTGGATTTCCTGATCGGCCTCGGCGGGCCGGTCACCTACGAACGCGCGCAGCGCCTGCGCCGGCTGGCGGCCGTGGTGCCGTTGCAACAGGTGCTACTGGAAACCGATGCGCCGGACCAGCCCGATGCGTCGATCCGCGGCCAGCGCAACGAACCGGCGCGGCTGCGCACGGTGCTGGACACCATCGCCGAGTTGCGCGACGCACCTGCCGCCTCCATCGCCGCACAGACCACGGCCAATGCACGACGCCTGTTCGGCTTGCCCGACACGCTCGCTGGCGCGACCGATCCGGCCTGA